Proteins from a genomic interval of Flammeovirgaceae bacterium SG7u.111:
- a CDS encoding glycoside hydrolase family 88 protein translates to MNYSKKITLFSAFIGILLSGACSTPKEEVISQATILENMVLTNKYFMKKWQDVGKRIVTNRSRASNIWTRAVYYEGLMELHKIKEDPTFYKYAVDWGEFHQWDLRDGETYTRNADNQCAGQTYIDLFLLEKDSIRIEKITASIDSMMVTDKIDDWDWIDAIQMAMPVFARLGVLYEDTAYFERMYEMYAFTKNNIGENGLYNPEHGLWWRDADFDPPYTTANGKDCYWSRGNGWVVAALVRVLEQIPSNDPHKAEYEADLKAMLAALVPLQREDGFWNVSLHDSEEFGGKETTGTALFIYGMAWGINNGLIGEAEFRPVITKAWNAITSEAIHPNGFLGYVQGTGKEPKDGQPVTYDSMPDFEDYGLGCFLLAGSEMYKLIGNDTEPVE, encoded by the coding sequence ATGAATTACTCAAAAAAGATCACCCTATTTAGCGCCTTTATAGGCATCCTTCTTTCAGGAGCATGTTCCACCCCAAAAGAAGAAGTTATTTCCCAAGCTACTATCCTTGAAAACATGGTGCTTACCAATAAGTATTTCATGAAAAAATGGCAAGATGTGGGTAAACGTATTGTCACCAATAGATCAAGAGCTAGCAATATTTGGACAAGGGCTGTCTACTATGAAGGGCTCATGGAATTGCACAAAATCAAAGAAGATCCAACCTTTTACAAGTATGCCGTAGACTGGGGAGAGTTCCACCAATGGGACTTGAGGGACGGAGAAACCTACACCAGAAATGCGGACAACCAGTGCGCTGGGCAGACATACATCGACTTGTTCTTATTGGAAAAAGATTCGATACGTATTGAAAAAATAACAGCTTCGATTGATAGCATGATGGTCACCGACAAGATAGACGATTGGGACTGGATAGATGCCATCCAAATGGCAATGCCTGTATTTGCCCGCCTCGGAGTTCTCTATGAAGATACCGCTTACTTCGAGCGCATGTACGAGATGTATGCCTTCACCAAAAACAACATCGGGGAAAATGGTTTGTACAACCCCGAACACGGGCTTTGGTGGCGAGATGCCGACTTTGACCCTCCTTACACTACTGCCAATGGAAAAGACTGTTACTGGTCGAGAGGAAATGGTTGGGTAGTAGCCGCCCTGGTTAGAGTGTTGGAACAAATCCCTTCCAATGACCCACATAAAGCTGAATACGAAGCTGACTTGAAAGCAATGTTAGCAGCATTAGTCCCCCTTCAAAGAGAGGACGGATTTTGGAACGTGAGTTTGCATGATTCGGAAGAGTTTGGTGGAAAGGAAACAACGGGAACGGCCTTGTTCATTTATGGCATGGCTTGGGGTATCAACAACGGCTTGATTGGCGAAGCAGAATTCAGACCTGTGATTACCAAAGCGTGGAATGCTATTACAAGTGAAGCCATTCACCCAAATGGATTCTTGGGATATGTACAGGGAACAGGAAAAGAGCCTAAAGATGGACAACCTGTAACCTACGACAGTATGCCCGATTTTGAAGACTATGGCTTGGGCTGTTTCCTTTTGGCAGGCAGTGAAATGTACAAGCTCATTGGAAACGATACAGAGCCTGTGGAATAA
- a CDS encoding glycoside hydrolase family 88 protein produces the protein MYKMVKFNYPTKKISFILLLFALHSALLFGQKKEPITDSNTPLHMLQPKYPTPYVVPSTEEVETVINRVYRYLEATTPTRVINEKTGKEITDFSQPNDNAILEKGDYRLLSYEWGVTYAGMLAAGKATGKNAYTDYVNSRISFIAYAADKYRKLKEKFPEAKTPLRSVLEPHALDDAGAICAAFIKVKRTGLEVELQPVIDNYIDYISNKQFRLEDGTLARNRPLPNTLWLDDLFMSVPALAQMGKLTGDNKYFDDAVKQVLQFSERMFNEDRNLYMHGWVQEMEVHPQFHWARANGWAAMTKVELLDVLPENHPEREKVLKQLKKHIYGLASYQDGTGFWHQLLDRNDSYLETSATAIYTYAIAKAINNGWIDKKAYGPMVLLAWNAVATKVNEKGQVEGTCVGTGMGFDPAFYYHRPINTYAAQGYGPVLLAGAEVINLLKDAEVNQNDSALIFSEK, from the coding sequence ATGTACAAAATGGTCAAATTCAACTACCCAACAAAAAAAATCAGTTTTATATTATTGCTTTTTGCCCTCCACAGTGCATTGCTTTTTGGGCAGAAGAAAGAGCCCATTACCGATTCCAACACGCCGCTGCACATGCTGCAACCTAAGTACCCTACTCCGTATGTAGTGCCCAGTACAGAGGAAGTGGAAACGGTGATCAATCGAGTCTATCGCTACTTGGAAGCAACCACCCCTACCCGAGTGATCAATGAAAAAACAGGAAAAGAGATTACTGATTTTTCCCAACCGAATGACAATGCCATCTTGGAAAAAGGCGATTATAGACTCCTGAGTTACGAATGGGGCGTGACTTATGCAGGAATGCTAGCTGCCGGAAAAGCAACAGGAAAAAATGCATACACAGATTATGTAAATAGCAGAATTTCTTTCATTGCCTATGCGGCAGATAAGTACAGAAAACTGAAAGAGAAGTTCCCAGAAGCAAAAACGCCACTTCGCTCAGTACTAGAGCCTCATGCCCTTGACGATGCTGGGGCAATCTGTGCCGCCTTCATCAAGGTAAAAAGGACTGGCTTGGAAGTGGAGTTACAACCCGTGATCGATAATTACATAGACTACATCAGCAACAAGCAGTTCCGCTTAGAAGATGGAACATTGGCAAGGAACCGACCACTACCCAACACCCTCTGGCTGGACGATTTGTTCATGAGCGTACCAGCACTGGCTCAAATGGGAAAGCTCACTGGAGACAATAAATACTTTGACGATGCGGTGAAGCAAGTTTTGCAATTTTCAGAACGCATGTTCAATGAAGACAGGAACCTGTACATGCACGGTTGGGTGCAAGAAATGGAGGTTCATCCCCAGTTCCATTGGGCGAGGGCAAACGGCTGGGCAGCAATGACCAAAGTAGAGTTGCTTGATGTGTTGCCAGAAAACCATCCAGAAAGAGAAAAAGTGCTAAAACAACTCAAAAAGCATATTTATGGTTTGGCTTCTTACCAAGACGGCACTGGCTTTTGGCACCAGCTTTTAGATCGAAACGATTCATATTTAGAAACTTCAGCAACAGCGATTTATACCTACGCCATCGCCAAGGCGATCAACAATGGTTGGATAGATAAAAAAGCGTATGGGCCAATGGTATTGCTGGCTTGGAATGCAGTAGCCACGAAAGTGAATGAAAAAGGGCAAGTAGAAGGAACTTGTGTAGGCACTGGAATGGGCTTCGACCCAGCTTTTTATTACCACAGACCTATCAATACATATGCGGCACAGGGGTATGGACCAGTACTTTTAGCAGGAGCTGAAGTGATTAACCTTTTGAAAGATGCCGAGGTAAATCAAAACGACAGTGCACTAATTTTTAGCGAAAAATAA
- a CDS encoding glycoside hydrolase family 28 protein, giving the protein MMKLYKMIRKTYFLSLMLTVILLCGMECSPEKAKHEVETKSVTLDWVSKVGTREKPATGNPIMVNGFGAVNDGKTLNTKAIQAAIDACSAQGGGVVSFEDGVYLTGSLFVKKGVNLQIGKGVEIRGSQNIVDYPEIDTRVAGIEMKWPAALINVIDQKKVAVTGQGTVHAQGKPFWDLYWKMRKEEYEPQGLRWIVDYDAKRPRTVLVSGSSDVTISGITLMQAGFWTVHVLYSEYVTVDRLIIRNNVDGHGPSTDGIDIDSSSFVLIENCDIDCNDDNFCLKAGRDADGLRVNRPAEYIVIRNCISRKGGGLITFGSETSGSIRHVLAQNLKANGTGIGIRFKSATTRGGTVENIYMKDIEMNGVGTPIHVSMNWNPAYSYSTLPEGFNYDSIPVHWKVMLEKVEPAGKGIPKFQNIYMENINVTNAETALSASGLENSTIDGFQFKNIAIEAQKAGKVDFAKNWTFENVKLMAKDSSTLKVTNSFEMSL; this is encoded by the coding sequence ATGATGAAACTTTACAAAATGATAAGAAAAACCTATTTTCTGAGCTTAATGCTAACAGTAATTTTGCTTTGCGGAATGGAATGTTCCCCCGAAAAAGCCAAACATGAAGTTGAAACCAAGAGCGTAACGCTCGATTGGGTGAGCAAAGTGGGAACTAGGGAAAAACCTGCAACAGGCAACCCAATTATGGTCAATGGTTTTGGTGCGGTGAACGATGGAAAAACACTCAATACCAAAGCGATCCAAGCGGCTATTGATGCTTGTTCCGCCCAAGGAGGAGGAGTGGTGAGTTTTGAAGATGGTGTGTATTTGACAGGTTCGCTTTTCGTGAAAAAAGGCGTGAATTTGCAGATTGGGAAAGGGGTGGAAATCCGGGGAAGCCAAAACATAGTCGATTATCCAGAAATCGACACGAGAGTAGCAGGCATCGAAATGAAATGGCCGGCAGCGCTTATCAATGTGATCGATCAAAAAAAAGTGGCGGTGACGGGACAGGGAACAGTTCATGCGCAAGGGAAACCTTTTTGGGACTTGTATTGGAAAATGCGGAAGGAGGAATACGAACCTCAAGGACTTCGCTGGATAGTAGATTACGATGCCAAAAGACCCCGAACAGTTTTGGTTTCAGGTTCTTCAGATGTAACCATTTCAGGGATTACGCTCATGCAAGCAGGCTTTTGGACGGTGCATGTGCTGTATTCGGAATATGTAACGGTTGATAGGCTAATTATCCGAAATAATGTAGACGGCCATGGGCCAAGCACTGATGGGATCGACATCGACTCCTCTTCTTTTGTGCTCATCGAAAACTGTGATATCGACTGCAACGATGATAATTTTTGCCTAAAAGCTGGTCGGGATGCGGATGGCTTACGGGTGAACCGACCTGCTGAATACATCGTAATCCGCAATTGTATTTCTAGAAAAGGCGGTGGGCTTATCACTTTTGGAAGTGAAACCTCAGGAAGCATCCGCCACGTACTAGCCCAAAACTTGAAAGCCAATGGAACTGGAATTGGGATTCGGTTTAAGTCAGCCACAACCCGTGGGGGAACAGTGGAAAATATTTACATGAAAGACATTGAAATGAACGGGGTGGGAACGCCAATCCATGTTTCTATGAACTGGAATCCAGCCTACAGTTATTCGACACTACCCGAAGGCTTCAACTACGACAGCATCCCAGTACACTGGAAAGTAATGCTCGAAAAAGTAGAGCCAGCTGGCAAAGGGATTCCCAAATTCCAGAATATTTACATGGAAAACATAAATGTGACCAATGCGGAAACTGCCTTGTCTGCCTCTGGCTTGGAAAATTCTACCATCGATGGATTTCAATTTAAAAACATAGCCATTGAGGCACAAAAAGCTGGAAAAGTTGACTTTGCAAAAAACTGGACATTCGAAAACGTGAAGTTGATGGCAAAAGACAGCAGTACCTTAAAAGTGACCAATTCTTTTGAAATGAGCTTATAA
- a CDS encoding glycoside hydrolase family 2 TIM barrel-domain containing protein: protein MKPILNYTLLLTLLFSSFGATAQRQTKLINFDWKYARGEFSAAETSDFDDTSWQTVHLPHDASIAGPFMEDSLNSDRKNGFLPRQKGWYRKSLALGNEIKGKKVFLEFEGIYRDAKIFVNGKELAHQLNGFEAFLVDITKAAKEGENLIAVSYDNTDMESSRWYNGEGIYRDVNLLITSPVRVGYHGTFVSTPVVKKEMASALIQTEFINGEAEGVEVTLTSEVLDPKGKSKGKVFDIIPVAVGEVYTAKQTLEISNPELWDLENPALYKVMTTVAIDGKEVDTYETTFGIRTVEFDRNKGFLLNGEKVFVKGVNIHHDLGPLGAAAFERGFERRLEGLKKLGCNGIRLSHNPHDTFILDWCDRNGMLVFDEAFDKWGDQFFGQGNSFDDHWASSLEAFIKRDRNHPSVFIWSVANETRQQRSPKAGFGVPMLKEMVSFVHNLDPYRKVTCALHPSRKSGAYRTENYYREGPPEMEFYMDVVSTNYREEFWPVDKANYPQLTFILSEAQAGNLGGEWFNINHHTSVGIFYWGGTDYIGESFGWPAKGWANGIIDWNDHWKSFSYYIQSLFSEEPMVHITAYDEGSATSKLWNEVKLRYQPMYSHWNWQGKDSVKLLTFSNCEEVELFVNGKSVGVKQIPKQYYTKDITAHSAEEYDPENPPLLGPKMHDKLEWTIPYTAGTIKAEAKVGGKVVGSHELKTAGKPHHILLEADREKIKANGLDLSYITVKVVDKNGLIIPNASNNISFKVTGKGTNAGVGNADIASSEPFVSDERKVFQGKALLVVRSQRTAGTITITATTKGLKSAMLKITSEEIGE from the coding sequence ATGAAACCAATACTTAATTATACATTATTACTTACCCTACTTTTCTCCTCCTTTGGGGCAACTGCACAAAGGCAAACCAAGCTCATCAACTTTGACTGGAAATATGCGAGAGGCGAATTTTCAGCAGCAGAAACATCAGACTTCGATGATACCAGTTGGCAAACGGTTCACCTTCCACACGACGCCAGCATTGCTGGTCCTTTCATGGAAGACAGCCTCAATTCGGATAGAAAAAATGGCTTTTTACCTCGTCAAAAAGGTTGGTACCGAAAATCGCTTGCGCTAGGTAATGAGATCAAGGGAAAGAAGGTATTCCTCGAATTTGAAGGGATTTACCGAGATGCTAAGATATTTGTAAACGGAAAAGAACTTGCCCATCAGCTCAATGGCTTTGAAGCTTTTTTGGTAGACATCACCAAAGCAGCAAAGGAAGGAGAGAACTTGATCGCTGTGAGCTACGACAACACCGATATGGAAAGCTCTCGCTGGTACAACGGCGAAGGAATTTACCGAGATGTAAATCTCCTGATCACCTCGCCCGTTCGTGTTGGCTACCATGGAACGTTTGTTTCCACCCCTGTGGTGAAAAAGGAAATGGCTTCGGCACTCATCCAAACGGAATTTATCAATGGAGAAGCAGAGGGAGTTGAAGTAACCTTGACTTCAGAAGTACTCGACCCAAAAGGAAAATCAAAAGGGAAAGTTTTTGATATCATTCCAGTAGCCGTTGGAGAGGTTTATACAGCCAAGCAAACTCTGGAAATTTCAAACCCTGAGCTGTGGGACTTGGAAAACCCAGCACTATATAAAGTAATGACCACGGTAGCGATAGATGGCAAGGAAGTAGACACCTACGAAACTACTTTCGGGATTAGAACGGTTGAGTTTGACCGAAACAAAGGTTTCTTGCTCAACGGTGAAAAGGTCTTTGTAAAAGGGGTAAACATCCACCATGATTTGGGACCCTTGGGCGCTGCCGCTTTTGAGCGCGGTTTCGAACGACGCTTGGAAGGTTTAAAAAAACTAGGCTGTAACGGCATTCGTTTGAGCCATAACCCCCACGATACGTTTATCCTCGATTGGTGCGACCGAAACGGAATGCTAGTCTTCGACGAAGCCTTTGACAAATGGGGCGATCAATTTTTTGGCCAAGGAAACAGCTTTGATGACCACTGGGCAAGTAGCTTGGAAGCATTCATCAAACGAGATAGAAACCATCCTTCGGTCTTCATTTGGAGCGTGGCGAATGAAACAAGGCAGCAGCGAAGCCCAAAGGCAGGTTTTGGCGTGCCGATGCTCAAGGAAATGGTCAGCTTCGTACATAACCTAGACCCTTACAGAAAAGTAACTTGCGCCTTACATCCTTCTAGAAAAAGCGGGGCATACAGAACGGAAAACTATTACCGAGAAGGTCCACCCGAAATGGAGTTTTACATGGATGTGGTAAGCACCAACTACCGGGAAGAATTCTGGCCAGTGGACAAAGCTAATTACCCTCAACTGACCTTCATCCTCAGCGAGGCGCAGGCTGGCAACTTGGGTGGCGAGTGGTTCAACATCAACCACCATACTTCCGTAGGGATATTTTACTGGGGCGGAACGGACTACATTGGGGAGTCCTTCGGCTGGCCGGCAAAAGGCTGGGCAAATGGCATCATCGACTGGAACGACCACTGGAAATCATTTAGCTATTACATCCAAAGCCTGTTCAGCGAAGAACCCATGGTGCACATCACTGCTTACGACGAAGGCAGTGCCACTTCAAAGCTCTGGAACGAAGTAAAGCTGCGCTACCAGCCCATGTATTCCCACTGGAACTGGCAGGGCAAAGACTCTGTAAAACTCCTGACTTTCAGCAACTGCGAAGAAGTGGAGCTTTTTGTAAATGGAAAATCAGTTGGAGTTAAGCAAATTCCCAAGCAGTATTACACTAAGGATATCACCGCACATTCGGCGGAAGAATATGATCCGGAAAACCCTCCGCTGTTGGGACCAAAGATGCATGACAAGTTAGAATGGACAATTCCCTACACCGCAGGCACGATCAAAGCTGAAGCAAAAGTAGGCGGCAAAGTAGTGGGCTCCCACGAGCTAAAAACCGCTGGCAAACCACACCATATTCTCTTGGAAGCTGACCGAGAAAAGATCAAGGCAAACGGTTTGGATCTGTCATACATCACTGTGAAAGTGGTGGATAAAAATGGCCTGATCATCCCCAACGCTTCCAACAACATCAGTTTCAAAGTGACTGGTAAGGGGACAAATGCAGGGGTCGGCAATGCTGATATCGCCAGCAGCGAACCCTTTGTGAGCGATGAAAGAAAGGTATTCCAAGGAAAAGCCTTACTCGTAGTCCGTTCTCAACGTACAGCGGGAACCATAACTATCACAGCCACAACCAAAGGATTGAAAAGCGCTATGTTGAAAATTACTTCTGAAGAGATAGGTGAGTAA
- a CDS encoding sialate O-acetylesterase, translating into MEMNRTTRKAYAWKYLIWIVAICAATSLEAAVILPDIICNNMVLQRDQPVPIWGTANPGEKITVNFAGQTLQATASEDRKWIVRLKPMPVNASPQTMVIKGDNTIELEGIVIGEVWLLTGQSNMQLILEKTNDGEAVIASADKPNIRLFNVNRKVAFHHKRGQLATWETCNPESIREFSAVGYYFGVELQEALDIPIGLINASYGGSQVEAWMPEEYLLASDDFRPCVERTELWAAARPVVQAQYDKDIAEWKKAAEEAKANGTKAPRQPRVPDALRDYRIASSIYNNMIEPLIPYSIRGAYWYQGESNEERAEQYGLLMPVFVQSWREKWEQGDFPFGIVQLPNYRDIEEEPTDNAWAHLREAHRLTVVNGKNMGLIVTIDIGEAHDIHPHNKLDVGKRMATWALAKVYGKELLPSGPMFKEQKVMGDKIILQFDGVGERLKTKDGEELAEFAIAGADKNWYWAKAKIISKDKVEVWSEQVPKPIAVRYAFNSNPKNPNLTNESGLPASPFRTDAFYGPTAGKR; encoded by the coding sequence ATGGAAATGAATAGAACAACAAGGAAAGCCTATGCGTGGAAATATCTGATTTGGATAGTTGCAATATGTGCCGCCACCTCGCTGGAGGCAGCAGTTATCCTACCCGATATCATTTGTAACAATATGGTTTTGCAAAGAGACCAACCCGTTCCTATTTGGGGGACGGCTAACCCTGGAGAAAAAATTACCGTGAATTTTGCTGGGCAAACACTGCAAGCCACAGCAAGTGAAGACAGAAAATGGATAGTTCGCCTCAAGCCGATGCCAGTAAATGCAAGCCCCCAAACAATGGTGATTAAAGGTGATAATACGATTGAGCTTGAAGGGATTGTGATCGGGGAAGTTTGGTTGCTTACAGGCCAATCAAACATGCAATTGATTTTGGAAAAAACCAATGATGGCGAAGCGGTTATTGCCTCGGCTGACAAGCCTAATATTCGCCTTTTCAATGTAAACAGAAAAGTTGCTTTCCATCATAAAAGAGGACAGTTGGCTACTTGGGAGACATGCAATCCTGAATCAATAAGAGAGTTCAGTGCGGTGGGCTATTATTTTGGTGTAGAACTACAGGAAGCCTTGGATATCCCCATCGGACTGATCAATGCTTCCTACGGAGGTTCGCAAGTGGAGGCTTGGATGCCCGAAGAGTATTTACTGGCTTCCGACGATTTCCGCCCATGTGTGGAGCGCACGGAATTATGGGCTGCAGCAAGACCTGTGGTGCAAGCCCAATACGACAAGGATATAGCTGAGTGGAAAAAAGCAGCTGAAGAAGCTAAAGCAAATGGCACAAAAGCACCTCGCCAACCTAGAGTTCCCGATGCTTTGCGAGACTATAGAATTGCCTCTTCGATCTACAACAACATGATTGAGCCACTTATTCCATATTCCATCCGTGGAGCGTATTGGTACCAAGGCGAGTCGAACGAAGAACGGGCTGAACAATACGGATTACTGATGCCAGTGTTCGTCCAATCTTGGAGGGAGAAATGGGAGCAGGGAGATTTCCCTTTTGGCATCGTCCAGCTTCCAAACTACCGAGATATTGAAGAAGAACCCACAGATAATGCTTGGGCACACCTTCGCGAAGCCCATCGCCTTACAGTTGTAAATGGTAAAAACATGGGACTAATCGTCACTATTGACATCGGTGAAGCCCATGATATTCACCCTCATAATAAATTGGACGTGGGCAAAAGAATGGCCACATGGGCTTTAGCAAAAGTCTATGGTAAAGAGCTGCTGCCCAGTGGTCCGATGTTCAAGGAGCAAAAAGTGATGGGAGATAAAATCATTCTCCAGTTTGACGGAGTGGGAGAAAGATTAAAAACCAAAGATGGTGAAGAACTGGCAGAGTTTGCCATCGCAGGTGCAGATAAAAACTGGTACTGGGCAAAGGCAAAAATCATTAGCAAAGACAAGGTTGAGGTTTGGTCGGAGCAAGTTCCAAAACCTATTGCTGTGCGCTATGCCTTCAACAGCAACCCTAAGAATCCAAACCTGACAAATGAAAGTGGCTTACCTGCTTCACCGTTCAGGACGGATGCTTTTTATGGACCAACTGCAGGAAAACGGTAA
- the msrA gene encoding peptide-methionine (S)-S-oxide reductase MsrA has product MIQDKLEYATLGGGCFWCLEAVYEKTDGVVSVISGYTGGKLKNPTYNEICTGKTGHAEVVQVAFDPKVISYEEVLDIFWKIHDPTTLNKQGNDVGTQYRSAIFYHNQGQKVAAEKAVKEVGESGLWSDPIVTQVTALDVFYKAEDYHQEYYQNNPNQPYCIYVVKPKVEKFEKLFKEKVKAEF; this is encoded by the coding sequence ATGATACAAGATAAGTTGGAATACGCAACCCTTGGCGGCGGTTGCTTTTGGTGCTTAGAAGCGGTATATGAAAAAACCGACGGAGTAGTATCTGTGATATCGGGGTACACCGGTGGAAAACTCAAAAACCCTACCTACAATGAAATATGTACGGGTAAAACTGGGCATGCCGAAGTGGTGCAAGTCGCATTTGACCCCAAAGTAATCTCCTACGAGGAGGTGTTGGATATATTCTGGAAAATCCATGATCCAACTACGCTCAACAAACAAGGTAACGACGTAGGTACGCAATACCGTTCAGCAATTTTCTACCATAACCAAGGGCAGAAAGTTGCTGCGGAAAAAGCTGTAAAAGAGGTTGGGGAATCAGGACTTTGGAGTGACCCAATAGTTACCCAGGTCACCGCATTAGATGTATTTTACAAGGCGGAGGACTACCACCAAGAGTATTACCAAAACAACCCAAACCAGCCGTATTGCATTTATGTAGTGAAGCCTAAAGTAGAGAAATTCGAAAAGCTTTTTAAAGAAAAAGTGAAAGCGGAATTTTAA
- a CDS encoding rhamnogalacturonan acetylesterase yields the protein MGKVEKTNPASVSGSDLISYKFDFGNRGATEGFQEVSTSSFYNPEVGFGLVSKDAVQAGSNAQSKGVKSDFLTSESPFYFALDLPEGNYKVSITFGNEQESTTATVKAESRRLMLHELSLLPGEFLTETIVVNRRSPKINKTDSIRLKPREYPYLNWDNKLTLEFGDENPSICAIEITEVIDIPTIFLAGNSTMVDQENEPWASWGQMVPTFFKNDIVVANFAESGESLRSFVGEKRLQKVMSKMKEGDYLFIEFAHNDQKAKGPHEEVIARYKESLKMFIQEAREKGATPVLVTSMHRRNFDEHGKIKNTLEDFPETMRQTAAEEHIALIDLNEMSKLFYEAMGPEDSKKAFVHYPAGTFEGQAKDLADNTHFNTYGAHQLAKCIVEGIKANVPELAMHLKEGIPTYNPAEPDSFESFNWPLSPTFEIEKPDGN from the coding sequence ATGGGGAAAGTTGAAAAAACTAACCCCGCTTCAGTTTCTGGCTCAGATTTAATCTCATACAAATTTGACTTTGGTAATAGAGGAGCGACAGAAGGCTTCCAAGAGGTAAGCACATCCAGTTTTTACAACCCTGAAGTTGGATTTGGGCTGGTTTCGAAAGACGCAGTGCAAGCAGGGTCGAACGCTCAAAGCAAAGGCGTTAAAAGCGATTTCCTTACCAGCGAATCGCCCTTCTATTTTGCTTTGGATTTGCCTGAAGGTAATTACAAAGTCAGCATCACTTTTGGCAATGAGCAAGAGAGCACTACTGCCACGGTGAAAGCAGAATCGAGACGGTTAATGTTGCATGAACTGAGTTTGCTACCTGGTGAATTCCTCACAGAAACGATTGTTGTAAACCGCCGCTCTCCAAAAATCAATAAAACTGACAGCATCCGCTTGAAGCCTAGGGAGTATCCATACTTGAATTGGGATAATAAGCTGACCCTAGAATTTGGAGATGAAAATCCCAGTATCTGCGCCATAGAAATCACCGAAGTCATTGACATTCCTACCATATTTTTGGCGGGCAATTCTACCATGGTAGACCAAGAAAATGAACCTTGGGCTTCTTGGGGGCAAATGGTTCCAACCTTTTTCAAAAATGATATTGTAGTAGCCAATTTTGCCGAATCGGGGGAATCACTCAGGTCTTTTGTAGGAGAAAAACGCTTACAAAAAGTGATGAGTAAAATGAAGGAAGGCGATTACTTATTTATCGAATTTGCCCACAACGATCAAAAAGCGAAAGGACCACACGAAGAAGTGATCGCAAGGTATAAAGAATCGCTTAAGATGTTTATTCAAGAAGCAAGGGAAAAGGGAGCTACTCCCGTGTTGGTTACATCTATGCACAGGAGGAATTTTGATGAGCATGGAAAAATTAAAAACACACTCGAAGATTTTCCCGAGACTATGCGCCAAACAGCTGCTGAAGAACACATTGCTTTGATCGATTTGAACGAAATGAGCAAGCTTTTTTACGAAGCCATGGGACCTGAAGACTCAAAAAAAGCTTTTGTCCATTACCCCGCCGGAACATTTGAAGGACAGGCTAAAGATTTGGCAGACAATACTCATTTCAACACCTATGGAGCGCATCAACTTGCGAAGTGCATAGTTGAAGGCATTAAAGCGAATGTACCCGAACTAGCTATGCATTTGAAAGAAGGAATCCCAACTTATAACCCCGCTGAACCCGATTCTTTTGAAAGCTTCAATTGGCCTTTGAGCCCAACTTTTGAAATTGAAAAGCCAGATGGAAATTAA